In Propionispora hippei DSM 15287, a single genomic region encodes these proteins:
- a CDS encoding DsrE/DsrF/DrsH-like family protein produces MGKKVIIVGGVAGGASAAARLRRLDEQAEIILLERDEHISFANCGLPYYIGETIRERDKLLVQKPEAMRARFAIDVRVNSEVTAIEPARKMIRINSRERGCYEESYDVLLLSPGAQPLRPPIPGIDSSRIFTLRNIPDTDRIKAVVDRDNTQRVAVIGGGFIGVEMAENLRERGLAVTLVEAAPHILPPFDSDMALLIEQELRDHGVTVQVGDGVAHFAEQADGLLVTLQSGRQIVADMVVLAIGVAPATGFLKDSGVALGKRGHILVNEHMATNQPDIYAVGDAVEVVDLVTGQPAAVPLAGPANKQGRIAADNIAGIPSVYKGTQGTAILKVFDLTAAATGNNERSLARLQVPYQAIYVHPNSHASYYPDALQLTIKLLFGDDGKILGAQAVGPESIDKHIDVLATAIRLKGTVQDLTELELSYAPPYSSAKDPVNMAGFVAENILTKRLEVFTYDELAGFDPQTTVLVDVRSPLEFATNALPGAVNIPTDSLRSRLAELDKNKLILTYCKVGLQSYIAARILSQHGFRVKSMSGGYKAAAPRLAEGQPPAEVTQPAAKPPAVPAATAEPDLVLDACGLCCPGPLLRVKEAMDGLAVGQILLVTASDPGFFEDIKAWCLRTGHTLLSLQKEKNRIVARLQKQAAVPGAAPACTAPAKDNKTIVVFSGDLDKAMAAFIIANGAASMGKKVTLFFTFWGLNILRKPETVPVAKGFLDRMFGWMMPRGSKKLTLSKMNMLGMGTAMMRMVMNNKQVASLEELMKSAMAAGVEIVACQMSMDVMGFKPEELLDGVKIGGVGYYLSEAEDANVNLFI; encoded by the coding sequence ATGGGGAAAAAAGTGATTATTGTCGGCGGTGTGGCCGGCGGGGCATCGGCTGCCGCCCGCCTGCGCCGTCTGGATGAGCAAGCCGAGATTATCCTGCTGGAAAGAGATGAGCACATTTCGTTTGCCAATTGCGGTTTGCCTTACTATATCGGCGAAACCATCCGGGAAAGGGATAAGCTGCTGGTGCAAAAACCGGAAGCCATGCGGGCGCGGTTTGCCATCGACGTACGGGTGAACAGCGAGGTGACGGCTATTGAACCGGCGAGGAAAATGATTCGCATCAACAGCCGGGAACGGGGCTGTTATGAGGAGAGCTATGACGTCCTGCTGTTGTCGCCGGGGGCTCAACCGCTGCGGCCGCCGATTCCGGGTATCGACAGCTCGCGGATTTTCACCCTGCGCAACATACCGGACACCGACCGCATCAAGGCGGTGGTAGACCGGGATAACACACAGCGGGTGGCGGTCATCGGCGGAGGCTTTATCGGCGTGGAAATGGCGGAAAACCTGCGTGAGCGCGGTCTTGCCGTAACGCTGGTGGAGGCGGCGCCCCATATTCTGCCGCCCTTTGACAGTGATATGGCTTTATTGATCGAACAAGAACTGCGGGACCACGGCGTAACCGTTCAGGTAGGGGATGGTGTGGCGCACTTTGCGGAACAGGCTGACGGGCTGCTGGTTACGCTGCAGAGCGGCAGGCAGATTGTTGCCGATATGGTGGTGCTGGCTATCGGTGTGGCGCCGGCCACCGGTTTTCTAAAGGACAGCGGCGTTGCTCTGGGCAAACGGGGCCATATTCTGGTCAATGAGCATATGGCGACCAATCAGCCGGATATTTATGCTGTTGGCGATGCCGTGGAGGTTGTGGATTTGGTGACCGGTCAGCCGGCTGCCGTGCCGCTGGCCGGTCCGGCCAATAAGCAGGGGCGCATTGCCGCCGACAATATAGCCGGTATTCCCAGTGTCTATAAGGGGACGCAGGGCACGGCCATCTTAAAGGTGTTTGATCTGACGGCTGCCGCTACCGGTAATAACGAACGAAGCTTAGCACGCCTGCAGGTGCCGTATCAGGCTATTTATGTACACCCCAATTCCCATGCTTCCTACTATCCGGATGCACTGCAACTAACTATCAAGCTGTTGTTTGGCGACGATGGTAAAATCCTTGGCGCCCAGGCGGTAGGACCGGAGTCGATTGATAAGCATATTGATGTGCTGGCTACCGCTATCCGCCTGAAAGGCACGGTCCAGGATCTGACCGAGCTGGAGCTGTCCTACGCCCCGCCGTACTCGTCGGCGAAAGATCCTGTCAATATGGCCGGCTTTGTTGCCGAAAATATTCTGACCAAGCGGCTGGAGGTATTCACCTATGATGAACTGGCCGGCTTTGATCCGCAGACCACCGTGCTGGTGGATGTCCGCTCTCCCCTTGAGTTTGCCACCAATGCGCTGCCGGGCGCGGTCAACATTCCGACCGATAGTCTGCGCAGCCGCCTTGCTGAGTTGGATAAGAACAAGCTGATCCTGACTTATTGCAAGGTCGGCCTGCAAAGCTACATTGCCGCCCGCATTCTCAGCCAGCACGGCTTCCGGGTCAAGAGCATGAGCGGCGGGTATAAGGCGGCAGCCCCGCGCCTGGCTGAAGGGCAGCCGCCGGCTGAGGTGACGCAGCCTGCCGCGAAGCCGCCTGCTGTACCAGCGGCAACGGCTGAGCCGGATCTGGTGCTGGATGCCTGCGGTCTGTGCTGCCCCGGTCCGTTGTTGCGGGTAAAGGAAGCCATGGACGGCCTGGCAGTGGGGCAGATTTTGCTAGTCACGGCCTCGGACCCCGGTTTTTTTGAGGATATTAAGGCTTGGTGCCTGCGGACCGGCCACACGCTGCTGTCGCTGCAAAAAGAAAAGAACCGGATTGTGGCCCGCCTTCAAAAGCAGGCAGCGGTGCCTGGCGCCGCCCCGGCCTGCACTGCGCCGGCGAAAGATAATAAAACCATCGTCGTTTTCAGCGGCGATCTGGATAAGGCTATGGCCGCCTTTATTATCGCCAACGGCGCCGCCTCCATGGGAAAAAAAGTAACCCTCTTCTTTACCTTCTGGGGACTGAACATTTTGCGCAAGCCGGAAACGGTGCCGGTGGCCAAGGGCTTTCTGGACCGCATGTTTGGCTGGATGATGCCCCGGGGCAGCAAAAAACTGACCCTGTCTAAAATGAATATGCTGGGGATGGGCACGGCGATGATGCGAATGGTTATGAACAATAAGCAAGTGGCTTCGCTGGAGGAGTTGATGAAGAGTGCCATGGCCGCCGGGGTGGAGATTGTGGCCTGTCAGATGTCGATGGATGTCATGGGCTTTAAGCCGGAAGAACTGCTGGACGGCGTAAAAATCGGCGGTGTGGGTTATTATCTCAGCGAGGCGGAAGACGCCAATGTCAATTTGTTTATTTAA
- a CDS encoding efflux RND transporter permease subunit — protein MKGLGFAGRIASYFINSKLTPILVAAALLLGIFAVTLTPREEEPQIVVPMLDVMVSYPGATAAEVENRVTTPMEQLLWEIPGVEYVYSIAKPGSNLTIVRFKVGQSAEDSLVKLYNKLMANYDRIPPGMSQPLVKMRSIDDVPVLALTLWSDKPGYDGYELRRVAAELAAELKKDEAVSEINIIGGQKRQLRIQPDPVRLQAYHLTWDRIGGAVAGANALLSSGNIQQQNREVKMETGRFLSSAADVEQIVVGVYDNRPVYLRQVADILDGPGEPDQYVFMDVGAGGALKGLSAAGPGPYEAVTLSLAKQAGANATVIAERALAKVERLRGGILPAGVQVTATRNYGDTAKEKSDELLEHMLIATVSVVILIALTLGWREAGVVGVAVPVTLALTLLISYLLGYTLNRVTLFALIFSIGILVDDAIVVVENIHRRFTLAGRADQETAVQAVDEVGNPTILATFTVIAALLPMAFVSGLMGPYMKPIPVGASAAMLFSLLVAFMVSPWLGLRLLRSAAHQAPHSGRPGAVQRRYAAVLQPLLDSAAKRRLVLAAIGGLLVLALLTIPLKGVEVKMLPFDNKSELQVIIDMPEDSTLEQTAALTKALGAYLKTVPQITDFQSYVGTASPYNFNGLVRHYFQRSDASSADIQVNFAAKSDRREQSHELAKRLRPELEKIGSAYRARLKVAEVPPGPPVLSTLVAEVYGPSQAGQLAVARQIRDIFRQTDGVVDVDWYVEEDQPKVWFDVDREKAAYHGLSTQAVASALQAAVSGSRIGLAHLPAEKEPVELFLRLPYVERAELTAASLEQLSLTGSNGALVPLSELVRQREGMEEKTIYHKNLKPVTYVIGDVAGKLESPVYAILAMKDKIAQVKTPEGYSIRQYSAESPWLGDTYAMKWDGEWQITYEVFRDMGVAFAAVLVLIYVLVVAWFKSFLTPLVIMAPIPLTLVGILPGHWLFGAFFTATSMIGFIALSGIIVRNSILLIDFAQASQREGKSLREALLAAGGVRFRPIVLTAAAVVVGSFVMLFDPIFQGLAIAMMFGAVAATGLTLLVVPLLFYEFFGRKSG, from the coding sequence ATGAAAGGGCTGGGTTTTGCCGGCAGGATAGCCAGTTATTTTATAAATTCCAAGCTGACGCCGATTCTGGTGGCAGCAGCCTTGCTGCTCGGCATTTTTGCCGTTACCCTGACACCGCGGGAAGAGGAGCCGCAGATTGTTGTGCCGATGCTGGATGTGATGGTCAGCTATCCGGGTGCAACAGCCGCCGAAGTGGAAAACCGGGTAACAACACCGATGGAGCAGCTATTATGGGAAATACCCGGCGTGGAATACGTGTATTCCATCGCCAAACCGGGCAGCAACCTGACCATTGTCCGCTTCAAGGTCGGTCAGAGCGCCGAGGACAGTCTGGTTAAACTGTATAATAAGCTAATGGCCAATTATGACCGGATACCACCCGGAATGTCGCAGCCTTTGGTTAAAATGCGCTCTATTGATGATGTGCCGGTACTGGCACTTACTTTGTGGAGCGACAAACCTGGCTACGACGGCTATGAACTGCGCCGGGTAGCGGCGGAACTGGCTGCCGAGCTGAAAAAGGATGAGGCTGTTTCGGAAATCAATATAATCGGCGGACAAAAGCGCCAACTTCGCATCCAGCCTGATCCGGTGCGGCTGCAGGCTTATCATTTGACCTGGGACCGGATTGGCGGGGCGGTTGCCGGGGCCAACGCACTGCTAAGCAGCGGTAATATCCAGCAGCAGAACCGGGAAGTGAAAATGGAGACCGGCCGGTTTTTGAGCAGCGCTGCCGATGTGGAACAGATTGTTGTCGGGGTGTATGACAACCGGCCGGTTTATCTGAGACAGGTGGCGGATATTCTGGACGGTCCCGGTGAACCTGACCAATATGTATTCATGGATGTTGGCGCCGGCGGTGCCTTAAAGGGATTGAGCGCGGCAGGGCCGGGGCCGTATGAGGCCGTCACCCTGTCTCTGGCCAAGCAAGCGGGCGCCAATGCCACCGTTATTGCCGAACGGGCCCTGGCGAAGGTGGAGCGGTTGCGCGGCGGCATTTTGCCTGCCGGTGTACAGGTCACGGCGACCCGCAACTACGGAGACACTGCCAAAGAAAAATCTGATGAGCTGTTAGAGCATATGCTGATTGCCACCGTATCGGTTGTTATTCTGATCGCGCTGACGCTGGGCTGGCGGGAAGCCGGCGTAGTCGGTGTGGCCGTGCCGGTGACGCTGGCCTTGACGCTGCTGATTAGTTATTTGCTGGGGTATACACTCAACCGGGTGACGTTGTTTGCCCTGATTTTTTCCATCGGTATTTTGGTGGATGACGCCATTGTGGTGGTGGAGAATATTCACCGGCGGTTTACGCTGGCCGGCCGGGCCGATCAGGAAACCGCCGTTCAGGCGGTCGATGAAGTTGGCAATCCGACCATTTTGGCTACCTTTACCGTGATTGCCGCGCTGCTGCCGATGGCCTTTGTTTCCGGTCTGATGGGACCATATATGAAGCCTATTCCGGTCGGCGCTTCCGCGGCTATGCTGTTTTCCCTGCTGGTGGCTTTCATGGTCAGTCCCTGGCTGGGTCTCCGTCTGCTTCGTTCGGCGGCGCATCAAGCACCGCACAGCGGCAGACCGGGTGCTGTTCAGCGCCGCTATGCCGCTGTCCTGCAGCCACTGCTGGACTCGGCCGCCAAGCGACGGCTGGTATTGGCCGCTATCGGCGGTCTGCTGGTCTTGGCGCTGTTGACCATCCCGCTTAAAGGGGTGGAGGTGAAAATGTTGCCTTTTGACAATAAAAGCGAACTTCAGGTAATTATCGATATGCCGGAGGACAGTACGCTGGAACAGACGGCAGCGCTGACCAAGGCCTTGGGCGCGTACTTAAAGACGGTGCCGCAAATCACCGATTTCCAGAGTTATGTCGGAACAGCGTCACCCTATAATTTTAATGGTCTGGTACGGCATTATTTTCAGAGGTCCGACGCTAGCAGCGCCGACATTCAGGTGAATTTTGCCGCTAAGAGCGACCGCCGCGAGCAAAGTCACGAACTGGCGAAGCGCCTGCGACCTGAGTTGGAGAAGATCGGCAGCGCCTACCGGGCACGGCTCAAGGTGGCGGAGGTGCCGCCAGGACCGCCGGTGCTGAGCACTTTGGTGGCGGAAGTATACGGGCCGTCGCAAGCCGGACAATTGGCGGTTGCCCGGCAGATTCGCGATATTTTCAGACAGACCGATGGTGTGGTCGATGTGGACTGGTACGTGGAGGAGGACCAGCCCAAGGTCTGGTTTGATGTAGACCGTGAAAAGGCCGCTTATCATGGCCTTAGTACGCAGGCGGTGGCGAGCGCCTTGCAAGCGGCTGTCAGCGGCAGCCGTATTGGTCTGGCGCACCTGCCTGCGGAGAAGGAGCCGGTGGAGCTCTTTTTGCGCCTGCCTTATGTCGAGCGTGCAGAGCTTACGGCAGCTTCCCTGGAGCAGCTTTCGTTGACCGGCAGCAATGGCGCGTTAGTACCGTTGTCCGAGCTGGTGCGGCAGCGGGAGGGTATGGAGGAAAAGACCATTTACCATAAGAATTTAAAACCCGTTACCTATGTAATCGGTGATGTGGCCGGCAAACTGGAAAGCCCGGTCTATGCCATTCTGGCCATGAAGGATAAAATCGCCCAGGTCAAAACGCCGGAGGGCTATTCGATTCGCCAGTATTCTGCCGAATCGCCCTGGCTGGGAGACACCTATGCCATGAAATGGGACGGCGAATGGCAGATTACCTATGAGGTGTTCCGCGATATGGGAGTTGCCTTTGCCGCCGTGCTGGTTTTGATTTATGTGCTGGTAGTGGCCTGGTTCAAGAGCTTTCTGACGCCGTTGGTCATTATGGCGCCCATTCCGCTGACCTTAGTCGGTATTCTGCCGGGACACTGGCTGTTCGGCGCCTTTTTTACCGCCACCTCAATGATTGGGTTTATTGCCCTGTCGGGGATTATCGTCCGGAATTCTATTTTGCTGATTGACTTTGCCCAGGCGTCGCAGCGGGAAGGAAAATCGCTGAGGGAGGCATTGCTGGCGGCTGGCGGTGTGCGGTTCCGTCCCATTGTGCTGACGGCGGCTGCCGTGGTGGTCGGTTCCTTTGTTATGTTGTTTGACCCGATCTTTCAGGGTCTGGCGATTGCCATGATGTTCGGCGCCGTGGCGGCAACCGGACTGACCCTGCTTGTGGTACCGCTGCTCTTTTATGAATTCTTTGGACGAAAATCTGGCTGA
- a CDS encoding efflux RND transporter periplasmic adaptor subunit — MARRISRFVLWGGLLAGLTLLAAGCGGPAKPVAADVKKLAGPITVTVVQMAPAERYYETAGTVKAHVVSKVAPKIMGAVTAVYVQSGDLVQAGQVLAELADTEIRQQVAAAEAGYREADKGLQLAERNRALQAVTYERYETLYRQAAISRQQVDEIRTQHELAQLAYEQAMDGRDRAGAILAEAKAGSRLVAPVSGVVTEKNLEIGNMVQAGVPVVTVEDNRAFLVECYVAAGSVDKVQPGMAAWFDTAGGRTIAGTVKEVVPAVDVASRSALVKISLADRTVKTGEYGKVRFLLDRQNMLSVPQTAVIAKGQLTGVYVLDGQERIWYRLVRLGRQYGSVVEIISGLQDGDLVVTGGMEYATDGALAGEVNRL, encoded by the coding sequence ATGGCAAGAAGGATATCCCGGTTTGTATTGTGGGGAGGGCTGTTGGCCGGCCTGACGCTGCTGGCAGCCGGCTGCGGCGGGCCGGCCAAGCCGGTTGCTGCCGATGTTAAGAAACTGGCGGGACCGATTACGGTGACGGTCGTGCAGATGGCACCGGCCGAGCGATATTATGAAACGGCAGGGACGGTAAAGGCCCATGTAGTCAGTAAAGTGGCGCCGAAGATCATGGGAGCAGTGACCGCGGTATATGTACAGTCCGGGGACTTAGTGCAAGCCGGCCAGGTCTTGGCTGAGTTGGCCGACACGGAAATTCGTCAGCAAGTGGCGGCGGCGGAAGCCGGTTATCGGGAGGCCGATAAGGGTTTGCAACTGGCCGAGCGGAACCGTGCGCTCCAGGCGGTTACTTATGAGCGATATGAGACGCTATACAGGCAGGCAGCTATTTCGCGTCAACAGGTGGATGAAATTCGCACGCAGCATGAGCTGGCCCAGCTTGCCTATGAACAGGCGATGGACGGACGGGACCGGGCCGGTGCCATTTTGGCTGAGGCTAAGGCTGGCAGTCGTTTGGTTGCACCGGTTAGCGGAGTTGTGACCGAAAAAAATCTGGAGATTGGCAATATGGTGCAAGCCGGAGTGCCGGTCGTTACCGTAGAGGACAATCGCGCTTTCCTGGTCGAATGTTACGTGGCGGCTGGTTCGGTGGATAAGGTTCAACCTGGGATGGCGGCCTGGTTTGATACGGCCGGTGGCAGAACCATCGCCGGTACGGTGAAGGAGGTCGTGCCGGCCGTCGATGTAGCCAGCCGTTCGGCACTGGTTAAAATTTCCTTGGCTGATCGGACGGTAAAGACCGGAGAATATGGCAAGGTCCGGTTCCTGCTTGACCGGCAGAATATGTTGTCTGTGCCGCAGACGGCGGTAATTGCCAAGGGACAACTGACCGGCGTCTATGTACTGGATGGGCAGGAGCGGATTTGGTACCGCCTGGTGCGTCTGGGCCGTCAGTATGGCAGTGTGGTGGAGATCATCAGCGGTCTCCAGGACGGTGATCTGGTTGTCACTGGCGGGATGGAATACGCGACCGACGGCGCGCTGGCCGGGGAGGTGAACCGGCTATGA
- a CDS encoding ArsR/SmtB family transcription factor, with product MEIDASSYAERAELLKALAHPLRLCIVRGLIEKNGCNVTHMQDCLSAPQSTISQHLQKLRMAGIVQGTRNGTEIKYSVCDQRVVELIRILFPQ from the coding sequence ATGGAAATCGACGCTTCGAGCTATGCGGAACGGGCGGAATTGTTAAAGGCCTTGGCCCACCCGCTGCGGCTGTGCATCGTGCGTGGCCTGATCGAGAAAAACGGCTGCAATGTTACGCATATGCAGGACTGCCTGAGTGCGCCGCAATCAACCATATCCCAGCATCTGCAGAAGCTGCGTATGGCCGGAATTGTGCAGGGGACGCGCAATGGCACGGAAATCAAGTATAGTGTATGTGACCAACGGGTTGTTGAATTAATTCGGATATTGTTTCCTCAATGA